A single Anopheles arabiensis isolate DONGOLA chromosome X, AaraD3, whole genome shotgun sequence DNA region contains:
- the LOC120905802 gene encoding frizzled-3, with product MRPEVLLVAIMTVVSFAAGEELRCERIAVGACQNLVYDMTIASAPETALQYLSSSVPVPGGGVNSTAAGSVRTWLDAERLITSLRPVIDSGCSKQALFLFCSSLFPLCSPTAPRPVHPCRSLCEQVRKDCFSDPAHSKLWPAYLDCRALPQPEKHELCMQVPSDATGSIKQRAGPSGPTYHLPVATTGGTAGTPSPTTTHDSVESVVKGWSISNLTSLLQQHAAVAAAAAAAAATVPAGAGGVAHTVIGGGSGGGGVGAGSSTATAGGQRLVDGASWTDRINSLLLPNGPLPVDGTGGPAPRSPCPANYSLEYDRCVPRCGPTIDALYSQRQKELVELWTLVLSAVCFIFTLTSLVSFWAKASKLEYPDRPILFMTLCYNLLGLCYLERTILHSPRRLEAAVELMLLDAPGHHPSAATATHLRSDCTITSQCLAYYILKHYLLLSASTWWLIFGLCWYLSTAKQWSCEALERKSGLFHVLAWVVPFAAPIGALLRGHIQRFELTGFCTARGFTELPVLLLLLLGTALVSCALAALARLRHCWNQRAPHLGRVFGRVLLFAVCYLLPALSATVCMMLERVDHELEPCPAGGEPGDGCVQRVQPHFSLLPTVLRLALTLLGGGSVGVWLWSRQPSDTELGPGGKKGPAQPGCYSAAADLMLLKGGGKPRPSGPLDDCSMLGGGGGAGRRLEHRSLGDAGGPTVRRDGRYKDADRRRSSSRSLSGAASPYRSRTVDKPKPKAAQKVCYTYRPCAGVLAEHGVGLVRAPGPDLAGPVGATDHGQRSPYAGGTVSNGGYVPVRVHRSLRTVPMSMITRI from the exons ATCACCTCCCTGAGGCCGgtaatcgattccggctgCTCGAAGCAGGCCCTGTTCCTGTTCTGCTCCTCGCTCTTCCCGCTCTGCTCGCCAACGGCCCCACGGCCGGTGCATCCGTGCCGCTCGCTGTGCGAGCAGGTGCGCAAGGACTGCTTCAGCGATCCGGCCCACAGCAAGCTCTGGCCGGCGTATCTGGACTGCCGCGCCTTACCACAGCCCGAGAAGCACGAGCTGTGCATGCAG GTGCCATCGGACGCAACGGGCAGCATCAAGCAGCGTGCAGGTCCCTCCGGCCCGACCTATCATCTGCCGGTGGCGACGACCGGTGGTACTGCTGGTACACcatcacccaccaccacccacgaCAGTGTCGAGTCGGTCGTGAAGGGATGGTCGATCTCGAACCTTACCtccctgctgcagcagcacgcggcagtggccgccgccgccgccgccgccgccgccaccgtcccTGCCGGTGCTGGAGGAGTCGCTCACACGGTgatcggtggtggtagtggtggtggtggtgttggagCTGGCTCTTCGACAGCCACCGCCGGTGGACAGCGCTTGGTGGACGGCGCAAGCTGGACCGATCGGATCaactcgctgctgctgccgaacgGTCCCCTCCCGGTGGACGGTACGGGCGGCCCAGCGCCCCGCAGTCCCTGTCCCGCCAACTACAGCCTCGAGTACGACCGGTGTGTGCCGCGGTGCGGCCCCACGATCGACGCCCTGTACAGCCAGCGGCAGAAGGAGCTGGTCGAGCTGTGGACGCTCGTCCTGTCCGCCGTCTGCTTCATCTTCACGCTCACCTCGCTCGTCTCGTTCTGGGCGAAGGCGTCCAAGCTGGAGTACCCGGACCGGCCGATCCTGTTCATGACGCTCTGCTACAACCTGCTCGGCCTGTGCTACCTCGAGCGCACCATCCTGCACAGCCCGCGCCGCCTGGAGGCGGCCGTCGAGCTGATGCTGCTGGACGCGCCGGGCCACCACCCGTCGGCGGCGACCGCCACCCACCTGCGCTCCGACTGCACCATCACCTCCCAGTGTCTGGCGTACTACATCCTCAAGCACTATCTGCTGCTGAGCGCCAGCACCTGGTGGCTCATCTTCGGCCTCTGCTGGTACCTGAGCACCGCCAAGCAGTGGTCGTGCGAGGCGCTCGAGCGCAAGTCCGGCCTGTTTCACGTGCTCGCCTGGGTCGTCCCGTTTGCGGCCCCGATCGGTGCGCTGCTGCGCGGCCACATCCAGCGCTTCGAGCTGACCGGGTTCTGTACCGCGCGCGGCTTCACCGAGCTGcccgtcctgctgctgctgctgctcggcacCGCCCTGGTCAGCTGCGCGCTGGCCGCCCTCGCCCGGCTGCGCCACTGCTGGAACCAGCGGGCGCCCCATCTCGGGCGCGTCTTCGGCCGCGTGCTCctgtttgccgtctgctaccTGCTGCCCGCCCTGTCCGCCACCGTCTGCATGATGCTGGAGCGCGTCGACCACGAGCTGGAACCGTGCCCGGCGGGCGGCGAGCCCGGCGACGGCTGCGTCCAGCGGGTGCAGCCCCACTTTTCCCTCCTGCCGACGGTGCTGCGGCTGGCGCTCACCTTGCTCGGTGGTGGAAGCGTCGGCGTGTGGCTCTGGTCCCGCCAGCCCTCCGACACCGAGCTGGGGCCCGGCGGCAAGAAGGGCCCCGCCCAGCCGGGCTGCTACAGTGCCGCGGCCGATCTGATGCTGCTGAAGGGCGGCGGCAAACCGCGGCCCAGCGGTCCCCTGGACGACTGCAGCATGCTTGGCGGGGGTGGGGGCGCCGGCCGGCGTCTCGAGCACCGGTCGCTGGGGGATGCGGGCGGGCCGACGGTTCGGCGCGACGGCCGCTACAAGGACGCCGATCGACGCCGCAGCTCGTCGCGCAGCCTCAGCGGTGCCGCCAGCCCGTACCGCAGCCGGACGGTGGACAAGCCGAAGCCGAAAGCGGCCCAGAAGGTGTGCTACACCTACCGGCCGTGTGCGGGCGTGCTGGCCGAGCACGGGGTCGGGCTGGTGCGGGCGCCCGGCCCCGATCTGGCCGGGCCGGTCGGGGCCACCGACCACGGGCAGCGGTCACCGTACGCGGGCGGCACCGTCTCGAACGGGGGGTACGTGCCGGTGCGCGTCCACCGCAGCCTGCGCACCGTGCCCATGTCCATGATCACGCGTATCTGA